One Deltaproteobacteria bacterium genomic window, GGAGCGGGAAATCGTGGAAAAGATGCACCGGATGCTCCACGTCCGGCCCTCCATCGCCTGGCTCAAGCCGTTCTCTCTGGAACGGGCGTCGAAGAAGACCCAGCTCCTGGAAAAACAGTACGAGTCGTAGGACCGGAGCAAGGAGCTCTCCCGTGCGGGACGTCGCGGTCGTGGGGGTCGGGATGACCCGGTTCGGGAAGTTCCCGGACAAGGGCATCAAGGAGCTGGTGCGCGAGGCGGTCACGGGGTCCATGAAGGATTCCGGGGCCCGGACCGCCGACTTCGGGGCCGCCTACGTGGGGAACGCCGCCGCGGGCCTCATGACCGGGCAGGAGATGATCCGGGGGCAGGTGACCTTGAGCCCCCTGGGCATCGAGGGGATCCCCGTGTTCAACGTGGAGAACGCGTGCGCCAGCTCCTCCACCGCGTTCCATCTCGGCTGGCAGGGGGTGGCCTCGGGGGCGTACGACTGCGTCCTGGTGGTCGGATTCGAGAAGCTGTTCCACCCCGACAAGCAGCGGTCGTTCCGCGCGCTGTCCACGGGAATCGACGTCGAAAGCGGCGGCACGTTCCTGCAGGACTTCGCCGCGCGGAAGGGGCAGAAGGCGGGAATCCTCCAGGCCGGCAGCGGCACCGACCGCAGCATCTTCATGGACATGTACACCTACTGGGTCCGGCCGTACATGGAGAAGTACGGCCTGACCCGGGAACATTTCGCGCGGATCTCGGTCAAGAACCACAGGAACGGATCGAGGAACCCGCACGCCCAATACCAGAACGAAGTAACGATGGAGGAAGTGCTCGCCTCGGGAGAAGTCGTATTCCCCCTGACGCGGATGATGTGCGCGCCCATCGGCGACGGGGCAGCCGCGTGCGTCCTCTGCTCGAGGTCCGTGGCCAGGAAGCTCTCCCGGAAGCCGGTCTGGGTCGCCGCCTCGAAAGTCGGGAGCGGGTCCCTGCACGCCGATGAGGAGGCCGTGGCCGGCGTGCTCGCTCCGGGGGTCTTCGAGCAGGCGGGGATCGGACCGGAAGACGTCGACGTGATCGAGGTCCACGACGCCACCGCACCTTCCGAGATCATGTCGCTGATCCAGCTCGGCATCTGTCCGGGAGACGACGCCTGCAAATGGATCGAGGAGGGGG contains:
- a CDS encoding thiolase family protein codes for the protein MRDVAVVGVGMTRFGKFPDKGIKELVREAVTGSMKDSGARTADFGAAYVGNAAAGLMTGQEMIRGQVTLSPLGIEGIPVFNVENACASSSTAFHLGWQGVASGAYDCVLVVGFEKLFHPDKQRSFRALSTGIDVESGGTFLQDFAARKGQKAGILQAGSGTDRSIFMDMYTYWVRPYMEKYGLTREHFARISVKNHRNGSRNPHAQYQNEVTMEEVLASGEVVFPLTRMMCAPIGDGAAACVLCSRSVARKLSRKPVWVAASKVGSGSLHADEEAVAGVLAPGVFEQAGIGPEDVDVIEVHDATAPSEIMSLIQLGICPGDDACKWIEEGALEITGAMPTNPSGGLETKGHPVGATGAGQIFEIVTQLRGEAGGRQVQAPRTGMTHNGGGILGADAAAMALHVFKR